From a single Saccharomyces kudriavzevii IFO 1802 strain IFO1802 genome assembly, chromosome: 15 genomic region:
- the PRO2 gene encoding glutamate-5-semialdehyde dehydrogenase (similar to Saccharomyces cerevisiae PRO2 (YOR323C); ancestral locus Anc_7.71): MSNSQQIAQNARKAGNVLKTISNEGRSDILYKIHDALKANANAIEEANKLDLAVAKQTGLADSLLKRLDLFKGDKFDVMLQGVKDVAELEDPVGRIKMARELDDGLTLYQVTAPVGVLLVIFESRPEVIANITALSIKSGNAAILKGGKESVNTFREMAMIVNKTIAQYQDETGVPMGSVQLIETRQDVSDLLDQDEYIDLVVPRGSNALVKKIKDTTKIPVLGHADGICSIYLDQEADLVKAKRISLDAKTNYPAGCNAVETLLINPKMSKWWEVLENITLKGDVTVHLTKDLKIAYFDKLNELGKMTETIQSKTVNADEKEDFDKEFLSLDLAAKFVASTEEAIQHINTHSSRHTDAIVTENKMNAEKFMKGVDSSGVYWNASTRFADGFRYGFGAEVGISTSKIHARGPVGLDGLVSYQYQIRGNGQVASDYLGAGGNKAFIHKDLDVKTVSF; this comes from the coding sequence atgtcCAACTCACAGCAGATAGCCCAGAATGCGCGCAAAGCTGGGAATGTTCTAAAGACCATCTCGAACGAAGGTAGATCAGATATTTTATACAAAATTCACGATGCTCTAAAGGCTAATGCGAACGCCATTGAAGAAGCGAACAAGCTTGATTTGGCAGTGGCCAAACAGACTGGTCTAGCAGATTCTTTATTGAAACGTCTGGACCTCTTCAAGGGCGACAAGTTTGACGTTATGTTGCAAGGTGTCAAGGATGTTGCCGAATTGGAAGACCCTGTTGGCAGGATTAAGATGGCTAGGGAATTGGATGATGGCTTGACCTTGTACCAAGTCACTGCTCCAGTGGGTGTCCTGTTGGTTATCTTTGAATCTCGTCCAGAAGTAATTGCTAATATCACCGCTTTGAGCATCAAGTCAGGCAACGCTGCAATCTTGAAGGGTGGTAAAGAATCTGTTAATACGTTCAGAGAAATGGCAATGATCGTCAATAAAACCATTGCCCAATACCAAGACGAAACTGGTGTTCCCATGGGTTCCGTTCAACTTATCGAAACTAGACAAGATGTTTCCGATCTGTTGGATCAAGACGAGTACATCGATCTAGTCGTTCCCCGTGGCTCTAATGctttggtgaaaaaaatcaaggatACAACTAAAATTCCTGTGCTCGGTCACGCAGACGGTATTTGCTCTATTTACTTGGATCAAGAGGCTGATTTGGTCAAGGCTAAAAGGATTAGTTTGGATGCCAAGACCAACTACCCAGCCGGTTGTAATGCTGTGGAAACGTTGCTGATCAACCCCAAAATGTCTAAATGGTGGGAAGTTCTGGAAAACATAACCTTGAAAGGTGACGTTACTGTCCACCTTACAAAGGACTTGAAAATCGCTTACTTTGATAAACTAAACGAACTAGGTAAAATGACAGAAACAATTCAATCGAAGACTGTTAATGCCGATGAAAAGGAGgattttgataaagaattCTTATCCTTGGATTTGGCCGCCAAATTTGTTGCATCCACAGAGGAGGCCATTCAACACATAAATACGCATTCGTCGAGGCATACCGATGCTATCGTAACGGAAAACAAGATGAACGCCGAAAAATTCATGAAGGGTGTTGATTCCTCTGGTGTTTACTGGAATGCATCAACCAGATTTGCCGATGGTTTCAGATACGGTTTTGGTGCTGAGGTGGGTATTTCCACCTCAAAAATCCACGCTCGTGGTCCGGTTGGCTTGGACGGTCTCGTCAGTTACCAATATCAAATAAGAGGTAATGGTCAAGTGGCAAGTGACTACCTTGGTGCCGGCGGTAACAAAGCCTTTATTCACAAGGATTTAGATGTGAAGACAGTCTCATTCTAG
- the LDB19 gene encoding Ldb19p (similar to Saccharomyces cerevisiae LDB19 (YOR322C); ancestral locus Anc_7.75) — MAFSRLTSGHQPSYNGYSSKKGQSHPLALFIDVESPPCVLYGSAMESSGAVLSGLFTVTVIDPYSSNEEKSLKTTESNVSANTKSLKRKSTFGSALSLKLSNLSASTSNISPSTSSTSLSHSPTPANLRIMAGYTKITITSVTLTLVQKVHFHKPFVPNVSSMQTCMNCKTKITNMKSWEIQKNTQDVSVGNHSFPFSYLIPGSVPCSSSLGAAAETQVKYELIAVVTYMDPYRNTLSSSHSTSRKEGTSPKNQLLQLVMPIAITRSIPRGPDKNSLRVFPPTELTAAAVLPNVVYPKSTFPLEMKLDGVSSGDRRWRMRKLSWRIEETTRVKGHACPVHKHELRQLEEQVKLKESEKSKKPRSHIKRYGELGPQVRVAVNSLENMTSQRLPGEPNDGQVPGSSGPVLSSDVGPDNENPVNEDEDDQPGNEFIHPSDDALRQELLMQQQRARQQQLQQELKNNSTLFTEEVRIISKGEMKSGWKTDFDNNGKIELVTEIGCMGLNSGVSNPVMHASTLKTTTTTSNKKSKINVACDTQDPNLGLYINHILAVEIVVAEETLQYANGQPIRKPNSNNKKDNSIGTMNVHNSDQRLAELSPMFANRNTPKVRHREPEDITPVNSNKSNHSVSKDKINNGGTNCNIVSVPTGAARVLRMQFRLTVTERSGLGISWDEEVPPIYQDVKLLSPPCYELSTSRKTKNKLYSTMSTPVGLANDVVGSSDDDEGNDDSQGSESGSNMQETSIAQNKLTIPPTAHHYQSASTSQRSLTAVQSPPLESVVSVQGSVPFRGQVLTPHSTRDYRMQNFSDVLDSNRITQ; from the coding sequence ATGGCATTTTCTCGCCTTACATCTGGTCATCAACCTAGTTATAATGGATACAGCAGCAAGAAGGGACAATCCCATCCATTGGCTCTTTTCATTGATGTAGAATCACCACCATGTGTTCTGTATGGATCCGCCATGGAATCATCGGGCGCTGTATTGAGTGGACTTTTCACCGTGACCGTTATTGATCCCTACAGCAGTAACGAAGAGAAGTCTTTGAAAACTACAGAATCCAATGTCTCAGCTAATACTAAGAgtttaaaaagaaaaagtacaTTTGGCTCTGCACTTTCATTGAAGTTGTCGAACTTATCGGCTTCAACCTCAAACATCTCTCCTTCGACTTCTTCTACGTCTCTGTCTCATTCCCCAACGCCTGCCAATTTAAGAATAATGGCTGGTTATACTAAGATCACAATCACTTCGGTGACCTTGACTTTAGTGCAAAAGGTTCACTTTCATAAGCCCTTTGTTCCCAATGTTTCCTCCATGCAAACCTGTATGAATTGTAAAACTAAGATTACAAATATGAAAAGTTGGGAAATCCAGAAAAATACACAGGATGTTTCCGTCGGAAACCATTCCTTCCCATTTTCCTATCTTATACCAGGTTCTGTGCCATGTTCTTCGTCTCTAGGGGCAGCAGCTGAAACTCAGGTTAAATACGAACTTATTGCTGTTGTAACATACATGGACCCCTATAGAAATACTCTCTCGTCCAGCCATTCTACTTCGAGGAAAGAGGGAACTTCCCCAAAGAATCAGTTGTTACAACTGGTGATGCCCATCGCTATTACTCGAAGTATACCGCGTGGGCCTGACAAAAATTCTCTAAGGGTATTTCCTCCCACAGAATTAACTGCTGCTGCCGTTCTTCCTAATGTTGTTTATCCTAAATCTACGTTTCCATTAGAAATGAAATTAGATGGCGTTTCCTCTGGTGATAGAAGATGGCGAATGCGTAAATTGAGTTGGAGGATTGAAGAAACGACAAGGGTCAAAGGCCATGCCTGCCCAGTACATAAACATGAACTGAGACAATTAGAAGAGCAGGTTAAATTAAAGGAATCGGAAAAATCTAAAAAGCCGCGTAGCCATATCAAGCGATATGGAGAACTGGGCCCACAAGTCCGAGTCGCTGTAAACTCCCTAGAAAATATGACATCGCAAAGGCTGCCAGGAGAGCCTAACGATGGACAGGTACCTGGATCTTCGGGTCCAGTGTTAAGTAGTGACGTTGGACCGGATAATGAAAATCCTGTTAATGAGGACGAGGACGACCAACCTGGTAACGAATTCATTCACCCTAGCGATGATGCTCTACGTCAAGAATTATTAATGCAACAACAGCGTGCAAGGCAACAACAACTTCAACAAGAGTTGAAAAACAATAGTACTTTATTTACAGAAGAAGTTCGGATAATTTCTAAGGGAGAAATGAAAAGTGGTTGGAAGACAGATTTTGACAATAATGGGAAGATTGAGTTAGTTACGGAAATAGGTTGTATGGGACTTAACTCAGGAGTATCTAATCCGGTAATGCATGCATCAACACTCAAaaccaccaccaccacGAGCAATAAGAAATCCAAAATTAATGTGGCTTGCGATACACAGGACCCAAACTTGggtttatatataaaccaCATCTTAGCAGTGGAAATAGTTGTTGCTGAAGAAACATTGCAGTACGCAAATGGACAACCTATACGTAAACCAAATTCcaacaacaagaaagatAACAGTATCGGCACAATGAATGTTCATAATTCTGACCAGCGTTTAGCAGAGCTTTCTCCAATGTTTGCAAATAGAAATACGCCAAAAGTACGGCACAGGGAGCCCGAAGATATAACTCCCGTAAACAGCAACAAGTCCAACCATAGTGTCAGCAAAGACAAGATAAACAATGGTGGTACCAACTGTAACATTGTAAGTGTTCCCACCGGTGCTGCACGTGTCTTAAGAATGCAATTTAGATTAACAGTCACTGAAAGGTCCGGACTTGGAATTTCCTGGGATGAAGAAGTCCCACCTATTTATCAAGATGTAAAATTGCTTTCACCACCATGTTACGAGCTTTCTACAAGcagaaaaactaaaaataaATTATATTCAACAATGAGTACCCCAGTTGGATTAGCAAATGATGTTGTCGGTAGTAGCGATGACGATGAGGGGAATGATGACAGTCAAGGGAGCGAGTCTGGTTCTAACATGCAAGAAACATCGATCGCACAAAACAAATTAACTATACCGCCCACTGCGCACCACTACCAATCTGCTTCAACTTCACAAAGATCTCTTACTGCAGTACAGTCACCGCCGCTGGAAAGTGTTGTCAGTGTCCAGGGTAGTGTACCCTTTCGAGGACAAGTGTTGACACCTCATAGCACGAGAGATTACAGAATGCAAAACTTTTCCGATGTTTTAGATTCTAATAGAATCACACAATAG
- the MYO2 gene encoding myosin 2 (similar to Saccharomyces cerevisiae MYO4 (YAL029C) and MYO2 (YOR326W); ancestral locus Anc_7.68): protein MSFEVGTRCWYPHKELGWIGAEVIKNELNDDNYHLELKLEDDEVVSVDTKDLNNDKDQSLPLLRNPPILEATEDLTSLSYLNEPAVLHAIKQRYSQLNIYTYSGIVLIATNPFDRVDQLYTQDMIQAYAGKRRGELEPHLFAIAEEAYRLMKNDKQNQTIVVSGESGAGKTVSAKYIMRYFASVEEENSTTVQHQVEMSETEQKILATNPIMEAFGNAKTTRNDNSSRFGKYLEILFDKNTSIIGARIRTYLLERSRLVYQPPIERNYHIFYQLMAGLPAQTKEELHLTSASDYFYMNQGGDTKINGIDDAKEYQITVDALTLVGITKETQHQIFKILAALLHIGNIEIKKTRNDASLSADEPNLKLACELLGVDAYNFAKWVTKKQIITRSEKIVSNLNYNQALVAKDSVAKFIYSALFDWLVENINTVLCNPAVDDQISSFIGVLDIYGFEHFEKNSFEQFCINYANEKLQQEFNQHVFKLEQEEYVNEEIEWSFIEFNDNQPCIDLIENKLGILSLLDEESRLPAGSDESWTQKLYQTLDKSPSDKVFSKPRFGQTKFIVSHYALDVTYDVEGFIEKNRDTVSDGHLEVLKASTNETLINILHGLENAAKKLEEAKKAELEQGGNKKPGPVRTVNRKPTLGSMFKQSLIELMNTINSTNVHYIRCIKPNADKEAWQFDNLMVLSQLRACGVLETIRISCAGFPSRWTFEEFVLRYYILIPHEEWDLIFKKKETTEEDIISVVKMILGASVKDKSKYQIGNTKIFFKAGMLAYLEKLRSTKMHNSIVTIQKKIRAKYYRNQYLQVSQTIKNWQSITKGFIIRHRVDHEMKVDSAILFQAAYRGHAIRANVFSILRTIINLQTKIRKELKQKHLREEHEYNAAVKIQSRVRTFEPRSSFLRTKRDTVVVQSLIRRRDAQRKLKQLKADAKSVYHLKEVSYKLENKVIELTQNLAFKVKENKEMTERIKGLQVQVGENAKLQETLENMKKEHLVDIDNQKAEDMELQKAIEGNLQFTEQSLKDAQLELEEMVRQHNEMKEESKKQLEELEETKSSLIEHQTLNGDLQNEVKSLKEEIGRLQTAISLGTVTTSVLPQTPLKDLMGSSAANYGSMMLDNSDLSPNDLNLKSRSTPMSGNNHIDSLSVDRDNGANATQINEELYRLLEDTEILNQEITEGLLKGFEVPDAGVAIQLSKRDVVYPARILIIVLSEMWRFGLTKQSESFLAQVLTTIQKVVTQLKGNDLIPSGVFWLANVRELYSFVVFALNSILTEETFKNGMTDEEYKEYVSLVTELKDDFEALSYNIYNIWLKKLQKQLQKKAINAVVISESLPGFSAGETSGFLNKIFANTEEYTMDDILTFFNSIYWCMKSFHIETEVFHAVVTTLLNYVDSICFNELIMKRNFLSWKRGLQLNYNVTRLEEWCKTHGLTDGTECLQHLIQTAKLLQVRKYTIEDIDILRGICYSLTPAQLQKLISQYQVADYESPIPQEILRYVADIVKREAALSTSGNDSRGHEHSSGIFITPETGPFTDPFSLIKTRKFDQVEAYIPAWLSLPSTKRIVDLVAQQVVQDGH, encoded by the coding sequence ATGTCGTTTGAAGTCGGTACACGATGCTGGTATCCCCACAAAGAGTTAGGTTGGATTGGCGCAGAAGTTATTAAGAATGAGCTCAACGACGACAATTATCACTTAGAGTTGAAATTGGAGGACGATGAGGTCGTGTCCGTGGACACAAAGGACTTGAATAACGATAAGGACCAGTCTTTGCCGCTACTCAGAAACCCTCCCATTCTGGAAGCCACGGAAGATTTGACATCGCTGTCGTATCTGAATGAGCCAGCGGTTTTACATGCGATCAAGCAGCGCTATTCCCAATTGAACATCTACACATACTCGGGTATCGTGCTAATTGCTACAAACCCTTTTGACCGTGTAGACCAACTTTATACACAAGACATGATCCAGGCTTATGCGGGCAAACGCAGAGGTGAGCTTGAACCGCACTTGTTCGCCATTGCCGAAGAAGCATATAGGTTGATGAAAAACGACAAACAGAACCAAACCATTGTAGTAAGTGGTGAGTCTGGTGCTGGTAAGACAGTTTCCGCCAAATACATCATGCGTTATTTTGCTTCTGTTGAGGAGGAAAACTCCACCACTGTACAACATCAAGTGGAAATGTCTGAAACAGAACAGAAGATCCTGGCCACAAATCCTATCATGGAGGCATTCGGTAACGCAAAGACCACGAGAAACGACAACTCTTCCAGATTTGGTaaatatttggaaattttgttCGATAAGAATACATCTATCATTGGAGCAAGAATTCGTACGTACTTGCTGGAACGTTCCAGATTGGTTTATCAACCtccaattgaaagaaattaccACATATTTTATCAGTTAATGGCTGGGTTACCAGCGCAGACTAAAGAGGAACTGCATCTAACAAGTGCCTCAGATTATTTTTACATGAACCAAGGTGGCGACACCAAGATCAACGGTATTGACGACGCCAAGGAATATCAAATCACAGTAGACGCATTGACTTTAGTCGGTATCACCAAGGAAACTCAACACCAaatattcaagatattGGCAGCACTACTGCACATCGGCAACATcgaaataaagaaaactaGGAACGATGCCTCATTATCTGCTGATGAACCAAATTTGAAACTCGCGTGCGAGTTGCTGGGTGTTGATGCATACAACTTTGCTAAATGGGTTaccaaaaaacaaattatcACAAgatcagaaaaaattgtatcAAACCTAAACTATAATCAAGCCTTGGTTGCCAAAGATTCTGTGGCCAAGTTCATTTATTCTGCTCTTTTCGATTGGCTTGTAGAGAATATCAACACCGTGTTGTGCAATCCTGCAGTGGACGACCAAATAAGCTCATTTATTGGTGTCCTAGATATTTATGGGtttgaacattttgaaaaaaattcatttgaaCAATTTTGTATCAACTATGCCAACGAAAAATTACAACAAGAGTTCAATCAACACGTTTTCAAAttagaacaagaagaatacGTGAACGAGGAAATAGAATGGTCGTTTATAGAGTTCAACGACAATCAGCCTTGCATTGAtttaattgaaaataaattgGGTATTTTATCACTGcttgatgaagaaagtaGATTACCTGCTGGTTCTGATGAATCTTGGACTCAAAAACTCTACCAGACTTTGGATAAATCTCCTTCTGATAAAGTATTCTCCAAACCAAGATTTGGACAAACTAAGTTCATCGTGAGCCATTACGCTCTTGATGTTACCTATGATGTGGAAggatttattgaaaaaaatagagacACCGTCTCGGACGGACATTTAGAAGTCTTGAAGGCGTCTACCAACGAGACCTTGATAAATATTCTGCATGGTTTGGAAAATGCCGCCAAGAAACTAGAAGAAGCTAAAAAGGCTGAACTGGAGCAAGGTGGCAATAAGAAACCCGGTCCAGTGAGAACTGTTAACAGAAAACCTACCTTGGGCTCCATGTTTAAGCAATCTTTGATTGAATTAATGAATACCATCAACTCGACGAATGTACACTATATTCGTTGTATAAAGCCCAATGCTGATAAAGAAGCTTGGCAATTTGATAATCTCATGGTTTTATCTCAATTGAGAGCATGTGGTGTTTTAGAAACCATTAGAATATCCTGTGCTGGGTTTCCCTCCAGATGGACTTTCGAAGAGTTTGTATTAAGATACTACATTTTGATACCACATGAGGAATGGGACCTAATTTttaagaagaaggaaaccacagaagaagatataATTTCCGTAGTAAAAATGATTTTAGGTGCTTCCGTGAAGGACAAATCCAAATATCAAATTGGTAAcacaaagatttttttcaaagcggGTATGCTTGCatatttggaaaaattgagaaGTACCAAGATGCATAATTCTATTGTCActattcaaaagaagattcGAGCCAAATATTATCGCAACCAGTATTTGCAAGTTTCTCAAACCATCAAAAATTGGCAGAGTATTACTAAAGGTTTCATTATTCGTCATCGCGTTGATCATGAAATGAAAGTTGATTCTGCAATCTTATTTCAAGCCGCCTATAGAGGTCATGCGATCCGTGCAAATGTGTTCAGTATATTGAGAACCATCATCAATTTGCAGACGAAGATTAGAAAGGAATTAAAGCAAAAACATCTCAGAGAAGAACATGAATATAACGCTGCAGTGAAAATTCAAAGTAGAGTCAGGACTTTTGAACCAAGATCTAGCTTTTTGCGCACTAAAAGGGATACTGTTGTTGTACAATCTTTaatcagaagaagagatgctcaaagaaaattaaaacAACTGAAAGCTGATGCCAAATCGGTTTACCATTTAAAGGAAGTCAGTTATAAACTAGAAAATAAAGTGATCGAACTAACGCAAAATTTAGCATTtaaagtaaaagaaaataaggaaatgACGGAGAGAATTAAAGGATTACAAGTTCAAGTGGGTGAAAATGCGAAACTTCAAGAAACTTTAGAAAACATGAAAAAGGAGCATTTGGTAGATATTGATAACCAAAAAGCTGAAGATATGGAGCTACAAAAGGCCATCGAAGGTAACTTACAATTCACTGAGCAAAGTTTAAAAGATGCTCAATtagaattggaagaaatggTCAGGCAACATAAtgaaatgaaggaagaatcTAAAAAACAACTGGAAGAATTAGAGGAAACGAAGAGTTCATTAATTGAGCACCAGACATTGAACGGAGACTTGCAAAATGAAGTTAAATCATTAAAAGAGGAAATTGGCAGATTACAAACTGCCATATCACTAGGCACCGTTACAACTAGCGTATTGCCTCAAACTCCATTGAAGGATCTAATGGGGAGTAGTGCTGCAAACTATGGCAGTATGATGCTAGACAACTCAGACTTGTCACCCAATGATTTGAATCTAAAATCCAGATCCACTCCAATGTCTGGAAACAATCACATTGACTCATTGAGTGTCGACCGTGACAATGGCGCCAACGCCACACAAATAAACGAAGAATTATACCGATTACTTGAGGATACTGAAATTCTGAACCAAGAAATTACCGAAGGATTATTAAAGGGGTTTGAGGTCCCAGATGCTGGGGTAGCCATTCAACTAAGCAAAAGAGACGTTGTTTATCCAGCAAGAATACTGATTATTGTCTTGAGTGAAATGTGGAGATTTGGTTTGACTAAACAAAGTGAAAGTTTTCTTGCTCAAGTTTTAACCacaattcaaaaagttgTCACCCAATTGAAGGGTAACGATTTAATTCCAAGCGGTGTGTTTTGGTTAGCTAACGTGAGGGAATTATACTCATTTGTTGTCTTTGCTTTAAATTCTATCTTAACCGAGGAAACATTCAAGAACGGCATGACCGATGAGGAGTATAAGGAGTATGTTTCATTGGTGACGGAATTGAAGGACGACTTCGAAGCACTAAGttataatatatacaacATCTggctaaaaaaattgcaaaagCAACTCCAAAAAAAGGCCATTAACGCCGTGGTTATCTCTGAATCGTTACCAGGGTTCAGTGCCGGAGAAACCAGCGGattcttgaataaaatttttgctAATACTGAAGAATACACAATGGACGATATCCTAACGTTCTTCAACAGCATATATTGGTGCATGAAATCTTTCCATATCGAAACTGAGGTGTTCCATGCTGTGGTAACCACTTTGTTGAATTACGTGGATTCAATATGTTTTAATGAATTAATCATGAAGCGTAATTTCTTGTCGTGGAAAAGAGGTCTTCAATTAAACTACAATGTAACTAGATTAGAGGAATGGTGCAAGACTCATGGGTTAACGGATGGTACCGAGTGCTTGCAACACTTGATTCAAACCGCTAAACTACTGCAAGTCCGTAAATACACAATTGAAGACATCGATATCCTAAGAGGCATCTGCTATTCGCTAACGCCTGCGCAGTTGCAAAAATTGATATCACAGTACCAGGTGGCTGACTATGAATCTCCAATTCCGCAGGAAATCTTAAGATATGTGGCTGACATCGTCAAGAGGGAAGCTGCACTGTCTACATCTGGTAATGATTCCAGGGGTCATGAACATAGCAGTGGTATATTTATTACACCGGAAACAGGGCCATTCACTGATCCATTCAGCTTGATAAAGACCAGAAAGTTCGATCAAGTGGAAGCTTACATACCGGCGTGGTTATCCTTGCCTTCAACGAAGAGAATAGTTGATCTAGTTGCCCAACAAGTCGTGCAAGATGGCCATTAA
- the SNC2 gene encoding SNAP receptor SNC2 (similar to Saccharomyces cerevisiae SNC1 (YAL030W) and SNC2 (YOR327C); ancestral locus Anc_7.67) has product MSSSVPYDPYVPPEEANSTSNPNSQNKTAALRQEIDDTVGIMRDNINKVAERGERLTSIEDKADNLAISAQGFKRGANRVRKQMWWKDLKMRMCLFLVIIILLVVIIVPIVVHFS; this is encoded by the coding sequence ATGTCATCATCAGTGCCATACGACCCATATGTACCTCCAGAGGAGGCTAACTCGACTTCGAACCCGAACTCTCAGAACAAAACAGCTGCTCTGAGACAGGAAATCGATGATACGGTGGGCATAATGAGAGATAACATCAACAAAGTCGCTGAACGTGGTGAAAGGTTGACGTCTATCGAGGACAAAGCTGATAACTTGGCTATTTCGGCACAAGGTTTCAAGAGAGGTGCCAACAGAGTTAGAAAACAGATGTGGTGGAAAGATTTAAAGATGAGGATGTGTCTATTTTTGGTTATTATCATCTTATTAGTggttattattgttcctATCGTTGTCCATTTCAGTTAA
- the FRT1 gene encoding Frt1p (similar to Saccharomyces cerevisiae FRT2 (YAL028W) and FRT1 (YOR324C); ancestral locus Anc_7.69), which produces MNLLIDRIENPGSRNCALLPPSFSKGFCTGRRASSGGKVKVKEPIPQPQPQPQPVQTNTSIAHFSKLSSRLPVIAVNDNPVVPRPSTEVNLGSLLQSEKDKGKQPALHDKKHLHVTNNRAHGTRQRSLEMSSLPVLGSTKTGKFSDFLFGDDVDNRVNRRSRSYSGASSLDDPFRVSPKTDCNSNWARTSCLSKGRRGSMSVFQSCQTGLAFNQIQGSSSSQRRSSAGSFDYKRKRLVNQFLQPSSGTSDSFDTLKESVVFEPALTSGGVKTRNLRSQSQISVNSSPSTSLFYHDLDGSAINDSSSFLYSRSNMPTFLSPSAFSSTSSASLDSGDADRRSLNGVFPSSGYLNDKREARNSSSSSATSGSDILAFKSLLNRQKPVDSSTKAKNVMKVNNKNNSTITLDPSSNPISKSNSNLDNSIDELNYYQNHISTLLLKIENEMKRNLNDTIIKNENNVQKTIQKYDLLSGELSLLLDGMTALRTTVVSEFLVKLKSDFNENDDRAFISELRISVEESVEQLQGLEKRMEVSRARLSKQKSSLREMDSLIELKNMLNRSKKNTKSIYLYRYFIIDIIALILMCGFLIYLKNLTTRLFFY; this is translated from the coding sequence ATGAACTTGCTCATCGACAGAATAGAGAATCCTGGATCAAGAAACTGTGCCCTTTTGCCTCCGTCGTTTTCAAAGGGCTTTTGCACGGGAAGAAGGGCCTCCAGCGGTGGTAAAGTGAAGGTGAAAGAACCTATTCCTCAGCCGCAGCCGCAGCCGCAGCCAGTGCAGACTAACACAAGTATTGCACATTTTTCGAAATTGTCCTCGAGGCTGCCTGTCATAGCAGTGAATGATAATCCGGTGGTACCGAGACCCAGCACGGAAGTTAACCTTGGATCGCTGCTGCAGAGCGAAAAAGATAAGGGGAAACAGCCTGCTCTGCATGACAAGAAACATCTCCATGTAACGAACAATAGGGCACATGGGACAAGACAGCGTTCATTAGAGATGTCCAGTTTGCCTGTTTTGGGTTCTACGAAGACAGGGAAGTTTAGcgattttttgtttggcGATGACGTCGATAATAGAGTGAACCGCCGCAGTCGGTCGTACAGTGGGGCATCCAGTCTGGATGATCCATTTAGAGTATCCCCCAAAACCGACTGCAACTCCAATTGGGCGAGGACATCTTGCCTTAGTAAAGGACGCCGTGGGTCGATGTCTGTTTTCCAAAGTTGTCAGACTGGGCTGGCTTTTAATCAAATACAGGGATCTTCGTCCTCGCAGCGAAGATCATCCGCGGGTTCCTTTGATTACAAGAGGAAGAGATTGGTGAACCAATTTTTACAACCCTCATCGGGGACATCAGACTCTTTTGATACGTTGAAAGAGTCGGTAGTGTTTGAGCCGGCATTAACCTCTGGCGGCGTCAAAACAAGAAACTTGCGTTCTCAATCACAAATTTCCGTAAACTCATCTCCCAGTACGTCCTTGTTTTATCATGATTTGGACGGATCAGCCATTAACGACTCTTCATCGTTTTTGTATTCACGTTCTAACATGCCAACTTTTTTGTCGCCGTCTGCATTTTCATCTACATCATCCGCTTCATTGGATTCGGGAGATGCAGATAGGAGAAGTTTGAACGGTGTGTTTCCCTCTTCGGGCTACTTGAATGACAAGAGGGAGGCAAGGAATTCATCAAGCTCTTCTGCCACCTCCGGTTCTGATATCTTGGCATTTAAGTCTTTGCTAAACAGACAAAAGCCAGTCGATTCTTCCACGAAGGCTAAAAATGTAATGAAagtaaacaataaaaataactCCACGATTACTCTTGATCCCAGTTCAAATCCGATTTCCAAGAGTAACTCGAACTTGGACAACAGCATTGATGAGTTGAACTATTATCAGAATCATATTTCGACACTTTTActgaaaattgaaaacgaAATGAAGAGGAATTTAAATGAtacaataataaagaatgaaaataacGTACAAAAGACTATACAAAAATACGATCTTCTATCTGGAGAATTATCGCTTTTATTAGACGGAATGACTGCCCTGAGGACCACAGTGGTCAGCGAATTCTTGGTTAAGTTGAAATCAGACTTTAACGAGAATGACGACAGGGCATTTATTAGTGAGTTGAGAATATCGGTGGAAGAAAGTGTGGAACAGTTACAAGGACTGGAAAAGAGGATGGAAGTCAGCCGAGCGAGATTAAGCAAGCAGAAGTCCTCTTTGAGAGAAATGGATAGTTTGATAGAGTTGAAGAACATGTTGAACAGATCGAAAAAGAACACGAAGTCCATATATCTGTATAGGTACTTTATCATTGACATTATtgcattgattttgatgtGTGGCTTCCTCATATatctcaaaaatttgacgACTCGATTGTTTTTTTACTGA